A genomic region of Thermodesulfobacteriota bacterium contains the following coding sequences:
- a CDS encoding radical SAM protein — protein MTNILFTTTWGPYIEQFFNTSPTDIMNQRFSRGCDIFTLSGHLHMNSFHLIAQNIDSPSVLLEFPKKEDFLTEIEKGYDYIGISFFHNQMDDAVEMCRAIRRKAPKSRIVLGGFGAAGLEATSTPEKIKEFCDHLCHEEGVSYFRKLLGEQVDQPMFHSHLPKWGTTLPMISRRSKGQTPVIVGSVGCPNKCDFCGTTEYFQHRRIQLMTPEQVHREFKRLYRENPYIPQVTLLEEDSFADMEYMRELGRLLREDSEFGLAYYSFYCLASMRSMSKWSFEDMMLTGASTVFVGVESKYAQDHGYCKTAGLSYQEMFKGLHNVGITTSGAWMVGFDFQDRQNIEEDLQDFIALEPTTQQLTRVCPFPATPMWRDMKSQGRIKENVDWNSISFFGGGGMDPKNFNEHEVMGLIERGYRELYQTHGATVARYLDVNLRGYAYCMENRHRNEHIGERGQYHKRMAFTVFPLLKAMEIYAPNNIVRKKMKDHRRNYLRLIGEPTTFQKWQEKWLIGLSGLNKALDVISPRENLISEESFKKYIYSKPAPGWPERPYRVERPGGEKSYKRFQKSQGRLRNIMVGLQAFTQYLDKRKGVETEKELLEASLSLM, from the coding sequence ATGACCAACATTCTTTTTACCACCACCTGGGGCCCTTACATCGAACAGTTTTTCAACACTTCTCCCACCGACATAATGAACCAGCGGTTCAGCCGCGGATGCGACATATTTACTCTCAGCGGTCATCTGCACATGAACTCCTTCCACCTCATCGCGCAGAACATCGATTCGCCGTCGGTTTTGCTGGAATTTCCGAAAAAAGAGGATTTCCTGACGGAGATTGAAAAAGGCTACGACTACATCGGCATCAGCTTCTTTCATAACCAGATGGACGACGCGGTGGAAATGTGCCGGGCCATCCGCCGGAAAGCCCCAAAGTCACGAATCGTTCTGGGCGGTTTCGGCGCCGCGGGTCTGGAGGCCACCTCGACACCGGAAAAAATCAAGGAATTTTGCGATCACCTCTGCCACGAGGAAGGTGTTTCCTACTTTCGGAAACTGCTCGGCGAACAAGTCGACCAGCCCATGTTCCACTCCCACCTCCCCAAATGGGGGACGACTTTACCGATGATCAGCCGGCGTTCAAAAGGCCAGACCCCCGTCATCGTCGGGTCGGTAGGATGCCCGAACAAGTGCGACTTCTGCGGTACGACGGAATATTTCCAGCACCGCCGCATCCAGTTGATGACCCCGGAACAGGTGCACCGGGAATTCAAGCGCCTCTATCGAGAAAACCCCTACATCCCACAGGTGACGCTGCTCGAGGAGGATTCCTTCGCGGATATGGAATACATGCGGGAACTGGGCAGGCTGCTGCGGGAAGACAGCGAATTCGGGCTGGCCTATTACAGTTTTTACTGCCTGGCCTCCATGCGGTCGATGAGCAAATGGTCTTTCGAGGACATGATGCTCACCGGCGCCAGCACCGTGTTTGTCGGTGTCGAGTCGAAATACGCCCAGGACCACGGCTATTGCAAGACCGCGGGATTGAGTTACCAAGAGATGTTCAAGGGGCTGCACAATGTCGGCATCACCACCAGCGGGGCGTGGATGGTGGGGTTTGACTTTCAGGACCGCCAGAACATAGAAGAAGATCTGCAGGATTTCATCGCCCTCGAGCCGACCACCCAGCAATTGACCCGGGTCTGCCCCTTCCCGGCCACCCCGATGTGGCGCGACATGAAAAGCCAGGGACGCATCAAGGAAAATGTCGACTGGAATTCGATCAGTTTTTTCGGCGGCGGCGGCATGGACCCGAAAAACTTCAACGAACATGAAGTGATGGGACTGATCGAACGGGGATACCGGGAGCTTTACCAGACCCACGGCGCCACTGTCGCCCGCTATCTTGACGTCAACCTGCGCGGTTATGCGTACTGCATGGAAAACAGGCACAGAAACGAGCACATCGGAGAACGCGGCCAATACCACAAACGCATGGCCTTCACCGTCTTCCCCCTGCTCAAGGCCATGGAGATTTACGCCCCCAACAACATTGTGCGGAAAAAGATGAAGGACCACCGACGAAACTATCTGCGCCTCATCGGCGAACCGACCACCTTCCAGAAATGGCAGGAAAAATGGCTCATCGGACTTTCCGGGCTCAACAAAGCTCTGGACGTTATCTCACCGCGCGAAAATCTGATCAGCGAAGAGTCCTTTAAAAAATACATCTACTCCAAACCCGCTCCCGGGTGGCCTGAGCGGCCCTATCGGGTTGAACGTCCCGGCGGAGAAAAATCGTATAAGCGGTTTCAGAAATCCCAGGGGCGACTCAGAAATATAATGGTAGGGCTCCAGGCTTTCACTCAATACCTGGACAAGAGAAAAGGCGTCGAGACGGAGAAGGAACTTCTGGAAGCTTCATTGAGCCTGATGTAA